The window AATCAATCACTAACAGATAAAAATGAAATTTGTAAATAAAAATAGAATAGAAGGACTTAAAAATATAGTAAGGAAAGAGCTTACTAAGTATGTAAATTCTGATTACGTTTTATTGGATTTACCAAATCATAGAAATATAGGTGATTTATTAATTTGGGAAGGAGAGCTTAGTTATCTTCAAGAAATAAATCATAAATTGATATATAGCTGTAATTTAAACACTTATCAGGAGTCTAAGATATCGGAAGGTAAAGTTATATTATTACATGGTGGAGGAAATTTTGGGGATGTATGGAAAGTTAATCAAGAGTTTAGAAATAATATAATTTCAAAATTTAAGAATAATAGAATAATAATTTTTCCTCAAACAATACATTATAATAATCAGGGCAACTTGTCTAGGGATGCGGAGTTATATAACTCACACCCAGATTTAATAATATGTGTTAGGGATACAGTATCATACGATTTAGCAAAAAAACATTTCTATAATTGCACAATTCTGTTGATGCCCGACATGGCGTTCTTTGTTGATCTTTCCTCAAAGCAAACAAAAGTGAAAACAAATAAAACTTTAATAATGAGAAGGTACGATAAAGAATTAGGTAATGTTAAATTACTTAATAAGATTAAGCAAAGCTTGCTATCAGATGGTGATATGTTTGAGGAAAAAGATTGGCCTGGTTTTTATAAAGAGGGTACTTTAATTAGAAGAATTCAGGCTTATTTAATTAGAGCAGAAATAATTGGATCTAAAAAACTATTGAAAATACCATTTCTATGTCAATTAGTAGATGATAACCATGGTTTGAAAAATAGGAATTATAAGAACAAACAAATAAATAAAGGAATCAAATTTA of the Zhouia spongiae genome contains:
- a CDS encoding polysaccharide pyruvyl transferase family protein, with the translated sequence MKFVNKNRIEGLKNIVRKELTKYVNSDYVLLDLPNHRNIGDLLIWEGELSYLQEINHKLIYSCNLNTYQESKISEGKVILLHGGGNFGDVWKVNQEFRNNIISKFKNNRIIIFPQTIHYNNQGNLSRDAELYNSHPDLIICVRDTVSYDLAKKHFYNCTILLMPDMAFFVDLSSKQTKVKTNKTLIMRRYDKELGNVKLLNKIKQSLLSDGDMFEEKDWPGFYKEGTLIRRIQAYLIRAEIIGSKKLLKIPFLCQLVDDNHGLKNRNYKNKQINKGIKFINEYDKVYSTRLHGFILSVLLNKEIFIFDNSYGKNKNFFNTWLSDFEKVKLIGDKG